The following are encoded together in the Cicer arietinum cultivar CDC Frontier isolate Library 1 chromosome 2, Cicar.CDCFrontier_v2.0, whole genome shotgun sequence genome:
- the LOC101493081 gene encoding cucumisin-like isoform X1, producing MQTYIIYTGNSKNDETSLLLYYQNLLQQVADSDEAPKPVLQHYKRSFNGFVAKLTKKEANKMAGLDGVVSVFPDEKRHLLTTRSWDFIGFPRYVERENSESDVIVGVIDSGIWPESESFNDKGFSPPPSKWKGTCQTSNITCNNKIIGARYYLSFEDPLSERDIESPRDTEGHGTHTASTAAGIPIKKASMEGLARGTARGGAPSARIAVYKVCWVKGCFDSGILAAFDDAIADGVDILSVSLTSVSNDTVYFTDAISIGSFHAMQHGVLTVLAAGNSGPSPSTLGNFSPWAIVVAASTLDRKFVTEVKLGDNMTYEGVSLNTFDLEGKLYPIVYGGAAPNTKGGFNKDKSRFCSANTLDATMVKGKIVLCEGTEGPAEALRVGAVGVLIQGHTYSDIAFSLPLPACYLQSKDAAKVYKYIRSTRSPTATIFRTNEIKDTLAPVVASFSSRGPNKATPEILKPDIIAPGVDIIASWPTISPISDIIGDNRNLEFNIMSGTSMSCPHVSGAAVYIKSFHPTWSPAAIRSALMTTAKQVSPNNNVEAEFGYGAGQIDPIKALNPGLVYEAYEGDYIRFLCGQGFNATTLQQIIGNAVICSEIAYMTARDLNYPSFALKASRLKQHISGSFNRIVTNVGLPMSTYRAIVTAPIGFNVSVNPSVLSFTSLGETQTYVLTIDGALKKSIESASLVWDNGESQVRSPIIIFDERAEKSQSTKIYSIHYICIVILNLLFYIFIQ from the exons atgcaGACTTATATTATCTACACTGGCAATAGTAAAAATGATGAAACTTCGTTATTACTTTACTACCAAAATCTGCTACAACAAGTTGCGGACAG CGATGAAGCTCCAAAGCCAGTACTCCAGCATTACAAAAGGAGTTTTAATGGCTTTGTTGCAAAGTTAACGAAGAAAGAAGCCAACAAAATGGCTG GACTTGACGGCGTGGTGTCTGTTTTTCCTGATGAAAAGAGACACCTTCTTACAACCAGATCATGGGACTTCATTGGCTTTCCACGATACGTGGAAAGAGAAAATTCTGAGAGTGATGTTATCGTTGGTGTAATCGATTCTGGAATTTGGCCAGAATCTGAGAGCTTCAACGATAAAGGTTTTAGTCCGCCGCCGAGCAAATGGAAGGGCACATGCCAAACTTCAAATATTACCTGCAacaa TAAAATAATTGGAGCTAGGtattatttatcatttgaaGATCCCTTGAGCGAACGAGATATTGAATCTCCAAGAGATACAGAAGGCCATGGGACACATACAGCTTCAACTGCAGCAGGGATACCGATTAAGAAGGCAAGCATGGAAGGCCTTGCACGGGGTACAGCAAGAGGTGGAGCTCCATCTGCACGTATTGCTGTGTACAAAGTGTGCTGGGTGAAAGGATGCTTTGATTCTGGTATTCTTGCTGCATTCGATGATGCAATTGCAGATGGGGTTGATATATTATCAGTCTCACTTACATCAGTGTCAAATGACACTGTGTATTTTACAGATGCAATTTCCATCGGATCATTCCATGCTATGCAGCATGGAGTGTTGACAGTATTGGCAGCTGGAAACTCGGGTCCTAGTCCTTCAACCTTAGGCAATTTTTCACCATGGGCAATTGTTGTGGCAGCTAGCACACTAGATAGAAAGTTTGTGACCGAGGTCAAGTTAGGAGACAATATGACATATGAG GGTGTCTCCTTGAACACATTTGACCTTGAGGGAAAATTATACCCTATTGTCTATGGTGGAGCTGCACCAAATACTAAAGGAGGCTTCAATAAAGATAAATCTAG GTTTTGCTCAGCCAACACATTGGATGCTACAATGGTGAAAGGAAAAATTGTTCTATGTGAAGGAACAGAAGGACCCGCAGAGGCCTTAAGAGTGGGTGCTGTTGGGGTTTTGATACAAGGCCATACTTATTCAGATATTGCCTTTTCTCTACCCTTACCAGCATGTTATCTTCAATCCAAAGATGCTGCCAAAGTATATAAGTACATACGCTCTACAAG GAGTCCTACTGCAACAATATTTAGGACCAATGAAATAAAAGATACTTTGGCTCCTGTTGTTGCCTCCTTCTCATCAAGGGGTCCTAACAAGGCTACTCCCGAGATTCTCAAG CCGGATATAATTGCTCCTGGAGTCGACATAATCGCTAGTTGGCCTACAATTTCTCCTATTTCTGATATTATCGGAGATAATAGAAATTTGGAGTTCAACATTATGTCGGGAACGTCAATGTCATGTCCGCACGTGTCTGGAGCAGCTGTGTATATCAAATCATTTCATCCAACATGGTCACCTGCGGCTATTCGTTCAGCTCTTATGACCACGG CTAAACAAGTAAGTCCAAATAATAATGTTGAAGCTGAATTTGGTTATGGAGCTGGACAAATTGACCCCATCAAGGCTTTAAATCCAGGCTTAGTATATGAGGCTTATGAAGGAGACTACATAAGATTTTTATGCGGTCAAGGTTTCAATGCCACGACTTTGCAACAAATCATTGGAAATGCAGTCATTTGTTCTGAGATAGCATATATGACTGCGAGAGATTTAAATTATCCTTCATTTGCTCTCAAAGCCTCACGTCTCAAACAACATATAAGTGGAAGCTTCAATAGAATTGTCACAAATGTGGGATTACCGATGTCTACATATAGAGCTATTGTGACAGCTCCTATAGGATTCAATGTTTCAGTGAATCCTAGTGTTTTGTCATTCACTTCACTAGGAGAAACACAAACATATGTTCTCACTATAGATGGAGCGCTGAAGAAATCTATTGAGTCAGCTTCTTTAGTTTGGGACAATGGTGAATCTCAAGTTAGGAGCCCCattattatatttgatgaaAGAGCAGAGAAAAGCCAAAGTACTAAAATATATAGTATACATTACATATGTATTGTAATtcttaatttactattttatatttttattcaataa
- the LOC101493081 gene encoding cucumisin-like isoform X2 produces MQTYIIYTGNSKNDETSLLLYYQNLLQQVADSDEAPKPVLQHYKRSFNGFVAKLTKKEANKMAGLDGVVSVFPDEKRHLLTTRSWDFIGFPRYVERENSESDVIVGVIDSGIWPESESFNDKGFSPPPSKWKGTCQTSNITCNNKIIGARYYLSFEDPLSERDIESPRDTEGHGTHTASTAAGIPIKKASMEGLARGTARGGAPSARIAVYKVCWVKGCFDSDAISIGSFHAMQHGVLTVLAAGNSGPSPSTLGNFSPWAIVVAASTLDRKFVTEVKLGDNMTYEGVSLNTFDLEGKLYPIVYGGAAPNTKGGFNKDKSRFCSANTLDATMVKGKIVLCEGTEGPAEALRVGAVGVLIQGHTYSDIAFSLPLPACYLQSKDAAKVYKYIRSTRSPTATIFRTNEIKDTLAPVVASFSSRGPNKATPEILKPDIIAPGVDIIASWPTISPISDIIGDNRNLEFNIMSGTSMSCPHVSGAAVYIKSFHPTWSPAAIRSALMTTAKQVSPNNNVEAEFGYGAGQIDPIKALNPGLVYEAYEGDYIRFLCGQGFNATTLQQIIGNAVICSEIAYMTARDLNYPSFALKASRLKQHISGSFNRIVTNVGLPMSTYRAIVTAPIGFNVSVNPSVLSFTSLGETQTYVLTIDGALKKSIESASLVWDNGESQVRSPIIIFDERAEKSQSTKIYSIHYICIVILNLLFYIFIQ; encoded by the exons atgcaGACTTATATTATCTACACTGGCAATAGTAAAAATGATGAAACTTCGTTATTACTTTACTACCAAAATCTGCTACAACAAGTTGCGGACAG CGATGAAGCTCCAAAGCCAGTACTCCAGCATTACAAAAGGAGTTTTAATGGCTTTGTTGCAAAGTTAACGAAGAAAGAAGCCAACAAAATGGCTG GACTTGACGGCGTGGTGTCTGTTTTTCCTGATGAAAAGAGACACCTTCTTACAACCAGATCATGGGACTTCATTGGCTTTCCACGATACGTGGAAAGAGAAAATTCTGAGAGTGATGTTATCGTTGGTGTAATCGATTCTGGAATTTGGCCAGAATCTGAGAGCTTCAACGATAAAGGTTTTAGTCCGCCGCCGAGCAAATGGAAGGGCACATGCCAAACTTCAAATATTACCTGCAacaa TAAAATAATTGGAGCTAGGtattatttatcatttgaaGATCCCTTGAGCGAACGAGATATTGAATCTCCAAGAGATACAGAAGGCCATGGGACACATACAGCTTCAACTGCAGCAGGGATACCGATTAAGAAGGCAAGCATGGAAGGCCTTGCACGGGGTACAGCAAGAGGTGGAGCTCCATCTGCACGTATTGCTGTGTACAAAGTGTGCTGGGTGAAAGGATGCTTTGATTCTG ATGCAATTTCCATCGGATCATTCCATGCTATGCAGCATGGAGTGTTGACAGTATTGGCAGCTGGAAACTCGGGTCCTAGTCCTTCAACCTTAGGCAATTTTTCACCATGGGCAATTGTTGTGGCAGCTAGCACACTAGATAGAAAGTTTGTGACCGAGGTCAAGTTAGGAGACAATATGACATATGAG GGTGTCTCCTTGAACACATTTGACCTTGAGGGAAAATTATACCCTATTGTCTATGGTGGAGCTGCACCAAATACTAAAGGAGGCTTCAATAAAGATAAATCTAG GTTTTGCTCAGCCAACACATTGGATGCTACAATGGTGAAAGGAAAAATTGTTCTATGTGAAGGAACAGAAGGACCCGCAGAGGCCTTAAGAGTGGGTGCTGTTGGGGTTTTGATACAAGGCCATACTTATTCAGATATTGCCTTTTCTCTACCCTTACCAGCATGTTATCTTCAATCCAAAGATGCTGCCAAAGTATATAAGTACATACGCTCTACAAG GAGTCCTACTGCAACAATATTTAGGACCAATGAAATAAAAGATACTTTGGCTCCTGTTGTTGCCTCCTTCTCATCAAGGGGTCCTAACAAGGCTACTCCCGAGATTCTCAAG CCGGATATAATTGCTCCTGGAGTCGACATAATCGCTAGTTGGCCTACAATTTCTCCTATTTCTGATATTATCGGAGATAATAGAAATTTGGAGTTCAACATTATGTCGGGAACGTCAATGTCATGTCCGCACGTGTCTGGAGCAGCTGTGTATATCAAATCATTTCATCCAACATGGTCACCTGCGGCTATTCGTTCAGCTCTTATGACCACGG CTAAACAAGTAAGTCCAAATAATAATGTTGAAGCTGAATTTGGTTATGGAGCTGGACAAATTGACCCCATCAAGGCTTTAAATCCAGGCTTAGTATATGAGGCTTATGAAGGAGACTACATAAGATTTTTATGCGGTCAAGGTTTCAATGCCACGACTTTGCAACAAATCATTGGAAATGCAGTCATTTGTTCTGAGATAGCATATATGACTGCGAGAGATTTAAATTATCCTTCATTTGCTCTCAAAGCCTCACGTCTCAAACAACATATAAGTGGAAGCTTCAATAGAATTGTCACAAATGTGGGATTACCGATGTCTACATATAGAGCTATTGTGACAGCTCCTATAGGATTCAATGTTTCAGTGAATCCTAGTGTTTTGTCATTCACTTCACTAGGAGAAACACAAACATATGTTCTCACTATAGATGGAGCGCTGAAGAAATCTATTGAGTCAGCTTCTTTAGTTTGGGACAATGGTGAATCTCAAGTTAGGAGCCCCattattatatttgatgaaAGAGCAGAGAAAAGCCAAAGTACTAAAATATATAGTATACATTACATATGTATTGTAATtcttaatttactattttatatttttattcaataa